In Chelmon rostratus isolate fCheRos1 chromosome 9, fCheRos1.pri, whole genome shotgun sequence, the following proteins share a genomic window:
- the slc34a1b gene encoding sodium-dependent phosphate transport protein 2A — protein MSSRSITIVSSGRSAGLDYSGLRMHGTHLSSQPKVPLEEDRESGIGSTLDLSSSYYKHTNHHLNKLSLSEADRLPKEKDSSPQTTAVSPNKIKQLLVTISKIPLLFVLLFFFVCSLDTLSSAFQLAGGKVAGDIFQDNAVLSNPVAGLVVGILVTVLVQSSSTSTSIVVSLVASGLLEVSSAVPIIMGSNIGTSVTNTIVAMMQAAERTEFQRAFAGATIHDCFNWLSVLVLLPLEVASGLMTRLSHLLVTSFRLQPGEEAPELLKVITEPVTKLIIQLDECVITGLAMGNEDMRNRSLVKEWCQTDLVMSTDNASTDNCGPDNLSQSSLKCRHLFVASGLSDLSVGLILLAGSMAVLCTCLLLLVKLLNSLLKGQVAKVIHKAINTDLSYPFGWLTGYMAMVVGAGVTFVVQSSSVFTSAMTPLVGIGVISLERAYPLTLGSNIGTTATALLAALASPGNKLAAAIQIALCHLFFNVFGILLWYPLPFLRLPIRMARVLGERTAKYRWFAVLYLLLCFLLLPSLVLGLSLAGWRVMAGVGAPFLGVTVFVAIVNVMQARSPRHLPTQLRTWDFLPQWMRSLKPLDRLITRATVCCSIAREAGRGDHEEERISTQMTSANQEKESAQRKAELAYDNPALDCLDEKTPGVRVFRLKGLERCNSTPL, from the exons ATGTCCTCCCGATCTATAACTATAGTGTCCTCTGGAAGGAGCGCAGGGCTCGACTACAGCG GGTTGAGGATGCATGGCACTCATCTCTCCTCACAGCCCAAAGTCCcgctggaggaggacagggagtcCGGCATCGGCTCCACCCTTGACCTCAGCAGCAGCTACTACAAACATACCAATCACCACCTCAATAAACTTTCCCTCAGTGAAGCAGACAGGCTCCCTAAAGAGAAAG ATAGCTCCCCACAGACCACAGCAGTGAGCCCGAATAAGATAAAACAACTCCTTGTAACTATATCCAAGATCCctctcctcttcgtcctcctcttcttctttgtttgctCCTTGGACACTCTGAGCTCTGCCTTCCAGTTAGCAGGGG GTAAAGTGGCGGGGGACATTTTCCAGGACAACGCGGTGCTCTCCAACCCCGTGGCAGGGCTGGTGGTGGGCATCTTGGTGACTGTGCTGGTTCAGAGctcatccacctccacctccatcgTCGTCAGTCTGGTGGCCTCCGGAT TGCTGGAAGTGAGTTCGGCTGTTCCTATCATCATGGGTTCCAACATTGGGACTTCGGTCACGAACACCATCGTGGCCATGATGCAAGCGGCAGAGAGGACGGAGTTTCAACG GGCCTTCGCCGGGGCAACGATCCACGACTGCTTCAACTGGCTCTCGGTCCTGGTTCTGCTGCCGCTGGAGGTGGCGAGTGGCCTCATGACCCGGCTGTCGCACCTGCTGGTCACCAGCTTCAGGCTCCAGCCCGGGGAGGAAGCACCCGAGCTGCTCAAGGTCATCACCGAGCCCGTCACCAAGCTCATCATACAG CTAGATGAATGTGTGATCACGGGGCTCGCTATGGGAAATGAGGACATGAGGAACAGGAGCCTGGTGAAAGAATGGTGCCAGACTGACCTTGTTATG TCCACTGACAATGCGAGTACCGACAACTGTGGCCCTGACAACTTGTCCCAGTCGTCACTGAAGT GTCGGCATTTGTTTGTGGCTTCCGGGCTGTCAGACCTCAGCGTGGGCCTGATTCTCCTGGCAGGCTCAATGGCCGTCCTCTGcacctgtctgctgcttctAGTCAAGCTGCTCAACTCTCTCCTTAAAGGCCAAGTAGCAAAGGTCATCCACAAAGCCATCAACACAG ACCTGTCATATCCGTTTGGGTGGCTGACAGGATACATGGCCATGGTTGTGGGTGCAGGGGTAACATTCGTGGTCCAGAGTAGCTCTGTCTTTACCTCAGCCATGACCCCACTTGTAG GTATTGGTGTGATCAGTCTGGAGCGGGCCTATCCTCTCACCCTCGGGTCCAACATTGGCACCACTGCCACAGCCCTGCTGGCAGCTCTGGCCAGTCCTGGGAACAAGCTTGCAGCAGCCATTCAA ATTGCTCTGTGTCACCTCTTCTTCAACGTCTTTGGCATCCTGCTGTGGTACCCTCTTCCCTTCCTGCGTCTGCCGATAAGGATGGCTCGAGTCCTGGGTGAGCGCACCGCTAAGTACCGCTGGTTTGCAGTCTTGTACCTTCTCCTTTGCTTCCTGCTCCTGCCCTCTCTGGTGCTCGGCCTCTCGCTGGCAGGCTGGCGGGTCATGGCTGGGGTTGGGGCGCCCTTTCTGGGCGTGACCGTCTTCGTCGCCATAGTGAATGTGATGCAGGCCCGCAGCCCAAGGCACCTGCCCACTCAGCTCCGGACGTGGGACTTCTTGCCCCAGTGGATGCGCTCTCTCAAACCACTCGACCGCTTGATCACCAGGGCAACCGTTTGCTGCAGCATCGCGCGCGAGGCGGGGAGGGGAGATCACGAAGAGGAGCGCATCTCAACGCAGATGACCTCTGCTAACCAAGAGAAAGAGTCCGCGCAGAGGAAGGCAGAGCTGGCTTATGACAACCCAGCCCTGGACTGCCTGGATGAGAAGACACCAGGCGTACGTGTTTTCAGATTAAAAGGGTTAGAGAGGTGCAACAGCACTCCACTGTAG